One Lolium rigidum isolate FL_2022 unplaced genomic scaffold, APGP_CSIRO_Lrig_0.1 contig_59394_1, whole genome shotgun sequence genomic window carries:
- the LOC124681907 gene encoding probable inactive leucine-rich repeat receptor-like protein kinase At3g03770 — protein sequence MGGTRGHALLILLSVASLALVPGTTSLQPSQTWSLFKLRQLLANPPVLGTWHNYTDFCYGGDYKTASAFVECYEDSVTQLHIIGDPGPGGARVRPLPKTFSIDALFTTLARLPDLKVLTLTNLGLWGPLPAKISRLDKLEIVNVSSNYLYGELPRGLSQLGSLQTLVADNNMLSGELPGWLGGGGLPLLAVLSLRNNTLQGTLPESVKQMPSLRSLVLASNNFSGNLPDLSGLKNLQVIDMADNALGPVFPKLGRKVASVVLAGNKFSDGLPADQLASCYLLERLDVSGNRFVGPFPQALLSLPSIEYLSIAGNRFTGRLSSNASCGDNLRFVDLSSNLLTGSLPACLAIPAKNSDSKTVLFSANCLSTGDDSQHPSPFCRNQALAVGIVPEHGPKKHGAKAGLVVAIVTAVLAGALVVGAAIFFAVRKASRPKKRPTRRLVEHASSAYPSNLLADARYISQTVKLGALGIPAYRSFSLVELEAATDNFEVSSLMGQDAHGQMYRGRLSNGTPVTIRSLKVKKSQSTQSFNRHIEMISKLRHRHLVSALGHCFEYNLDDSTVTQLFLVFEYVQNGNLRGRISQGTEGRRLTWGQRISTTIGLAKGIQFLHGGIIPGLFANNLKITNILLDQNQVAKIGSYNIPILSETVKSEGGAGNKYHSDRVPNGDKIDMYDFGVILLEVITGRPISSIYEVEIMKEQLQSALTAEGPSKRRSFVDPAVSKGCSDESMRTVMEICLRCLAKEAMQRPSVEDVLWNLQFAAQVQDDWRGDSRSSEESPLSPSQVQEESALY from the exons ATGGGTGGAACCCGTGGCCATGCTCTGCTCATCTTGCTGTCGGTGGCGTCGCTGGCATTGGTGCCGGGGACCACGTCGCTGCAGCCCTCGCAGACCTGGTCTCTCTTCAAGCTCCGGCAGCTGCTGGCCAACCCGCCGGTCCTCGGAACCTGGCACAACTACACCGACTTCTGCTACGGCGGCGACTACAAGACCGCATCCGCTTTCGTCGAGTGCTACGAGGACAGCGTCACCCAGCTCCACATCATCGGCGACCCTGGTCCAGGCGGCGCCCGCGTTCGCCCGCTCCCAAagaccttctccatcgacgccttgTTCACGACGCTGGCGAGGCTGCCGGACCTCAAGGTGCTCACGCTCACCAACCTCGGCCTATGGGGGCCGCTGCCGGCGAAGATCTCCCGGCTCGACAAGCTGGAGATCGTCAACGTCAGCTCCAACTACCTCTACGGCGAGCTCCCGCGGGGGCTCTCCCAACTCGGCAGCCTCCAGACGCTGGTCGCCGACAACAACATGCTGAGCGGCGAGCTGCCGGGCTGGCTCGGGGGCGGCGGCCTGCCGCTTCTCGCCGTGCTGAGCCTTCGGAACAACACGCTTCAGGGGACTCTGCCGGAGTCCGTGAAGCAGATGCCGTCGCTGAGGTCGCTCGTGCTCGCGTCCAACAACTTCTCCGGGAACCTGCCGGACCTGAGCGGCTTGAAGAACCTCCAGGTGATCGACATGGCGGACAACGCGCTCGGGCCGGTGTTCCCAAAGCTCGGCCGGAAGGTGGCCAGCGTCGTGCTCGCCGGCAACAAGTTCAGCGACGGCCTCCCCGCCGACCAGCTCGCATCCTGCTACCTCCTGGAGCGCCTGGACGTGTCGGGTAACAGGTTCGTTGGGCCCTTCCCGCAGGCGCTGCTCTCCCTGCCGTCCATCGAGTACCTCAGCATCGCCGGGAACAGGTTCACCGGGAGGCTCTCCAGCAACGCCTCCTGTGGCGACAACCTCCGGTTCGTCGACCTCTCCTCGAACCTCCtcaccgggagcctcccggcctgCCTTGCTATCCCGGCTAAGAACTCCGACTCCAAGACGGTGCTCTTCTCGGCCAATTGCCTCTCCACCGGCGACGACTCCCAGCACCCTTCACCGTTCTGTCGGAACCAGGCTCTGGCCGTGGGGATAGTGCCTGAGCATGGACCCAAGAAGCATGGCGCGAAGGCCGGTCTCGTGGTCGCCATTGTCACCGCCGTTCTTGCTGGAGCATTAGTTGTGGGCGCCGCGATCTTCTTTGCGGTGAGGAAGGCGAGCAGGCCGAAGAAGAGGCCTACCCGGAGATTGGTGGAGCACGCATCGAGCGCTTACCCATCCAATTTGCTCGCCGATGCGC GTTACATATCTCAGACAGTGAAGTTGGGGGCTCTCGGCATTCCGGCATACAGATCATTCTCTCTGGTCGAGCTCGAGGCCGCCACCGATAACTTCGAAGTCTCGAGCCTGATGGGGCAAGATGCTCATGGCCAG ATGTACCGTGGGAGGCTAAGTAATGGGACCCCAGTGACAATCCGGTCACTGAAGGTGAAGAAGAGCCAGTCAACACAGAGCTTCAACCGACACATCGAGATGATATCAAAGCTCAGGCATCGACACCTGGTCAGCGCGCTCGGGCACTGCTTCGAGTACAACCTCGACGATTCAACAGTGACGCAGCTGTTTCTCGTTTTCGAATACGTGCAGAACGGCAACCTGAGGGGCAGGATCTCAC AGGGAACGGAAGGGCGAAGGCTCACCTGGGGGCAGAGAATATCGACCACCATTGGGCTCGCCAAGGGTATTCAGTTCTTGCATGGAGGGATCATACCTGGTCTGTTTGCAAATAACCTCAAGATCACCAACATTCTTCTGGATCAGAATCAGGTTGCCAAAATTGGCAGCTACAATATCCCCATCCTATCTGAGACTGTGAAATCTGAG GGAGGagctggaaacaagtaccattctGATAG GGTACCCAATGGTGATAAGATTGACATGTACGATTTCGGCGTGATACTACTCGAAGTTATCACAGGCAGGCCCATCAGTTCCATATATGAGGTAGAGATAATGAAAGAACAG TTGCAATCGGCGTTGACAGCGGAAGGACCAAGCAAGCGGCGGAGCTTTGTTGACCCAGCAGTGAGCAAAGGGTGCTCCGACGAGTCAATGAGGACTGTCATGGAGATCTGCCTGCGGTGTCTCGCCAAGGAGGCAATGCAGAGGCCTTCGGTCGAGGACGTGCTATGGAACCTGCAGTTCGCTGCGCAGGTGCAGGATGACTGGAGAGGGGACTCCAGAAGCAGCGAGGAGTCACCGCTCTCCCCGTCTCAGGTCCAGGAAGAATCAGCACTGTACTGA
- the LOC124681909 gene encoding small nuclear ribonucleoprotein-associated protein B'-like — protein MSNPKGSKMLQFVNYRMRVTIQDGRQLVGKFMAFDRHMNLVLGDCEEFRRLPPSKSSKTTGDREERRTLGLLLLRGEEVVSMTVEGPPPPDESRVKSSAGGGALSGTGVGRAAGRGVPTGPLLQAQPGLSGPVRGVGGPAPGMMQPQISRPPMPNLSAPPVAYPQVVRPPMNMQPMRPGGPPPMQMQFQRPPGPPQPYPGGPPQQFMRGPPMGPPPGRPGMPGMPGMPPPPGMRPPMPPPQFGQPPRHGMPPPPGPQQPGQNPQ, from the coding sequence ATGTCGAACCCCAAGGGCTCCAAGATGCTCCAGTTCGTCAACTACCGCATGCGCGTCACGATCCAGGACGGCCGCCAGCTCGTGGGCAAGTTCATGGCCTTCGACCGCCACATGAACCTCGTCCTCGGCGACTGCGAGGAGTTCCGCAGGCTCCCGCCCTCCAAGTCCTCCAAGACCACCGGCGACCGCGAGGAGCGCCGGACGCTCGGCCTCCTGCTCCTCCGCGGCGAGGAGGTCGTCTCCATGACCGTCGagggcccgccgccgcccgacgAGTCCCGCGTCAAGtcctccgccggcggcggcgcgctctcCGGCACCGGCGTcgggcgcgccgccggccgcggcGTGCCCACCGGCCCGCTCCTCCAGGCCCAGCCCGGCCTCTCCGGCCCTGTGCGGGGCGTCGGCGGCCCGGCCCCTGGCATGATGCAGCCGCAGATCTCGCGGCCCCCCATGCCCAACCTCTCGGCGCCGCCGGTCGCGTACCCGCAGGTCGTCCGCCCGCCCATGAATATGCAGCCCATGCGCCCTGGTGGCCCGCCGCCTATGCAGATGCAGTTCCAGCGCCCACCGGGGCCGCCGCAGCCCTACCCAGGTGGCCCGCCGCAGCAGTTCATGAGGGGACCGCCCATGGGACCTCCACCAGGGAGGCCAGGGATGCCTGGCATGCCAGGCATGCCGCCTCCACCGGGGATGAGGCCACCAATGCCGCCGCCGCAATTCGGACAACCACCCAGGCACGGGATGCCGCCACCACCTGGTCCACAGCAGCCTGGACAGAACCCCCAGTAA